TAGTGGAAGCAAACAACAAGCGAACAGAAGCATATTGAGTATAGTACAGATACAACCACTAAACCTTAAGAATTTCATTCTTCCACATTTTAATTGTAGCCATACGCGGTGGAGCTAAAAGACAATCTTTTATACACACCAGCACTTAACCGAAAATTAGATTAGTCCCATCACATGCCAattaacttaaataaaaaaaaaacaacctaATCCCATAAATCTGTATACCAAAACCCCATAGTCACAATTAAATTGAACCTCAACACCATCCAGGTAAAATATATCCTTTTCAAGATTCATCCACATTAACCAACTCGTACTCGACTAGGGACAGATTATTGTCCTCTTTGACCACAAAATTTGCTGGTTCAGTAACTTCAACGAGTCCCCACTTATCAACAGCCAGCCTCATGGACCCTTTGAACATGTCGATCTTTGAATTCCGAAGAATCACAGTATTACCTGGCTTCATCAGCTCAACTGCAAAGAAATTAAAGCTTTTCATCTAGAAATACAAGTACACAATATGCAGAGAGTTGTTGCCACATAAAACAGCCAAACAAAATTACAAATTCAAAgagataaaataatatgaaataaaaatggaTAATAAAAACCTTGAAAATGTTTTCAAACATATTTCTGAATGATCCGACAGGAAGCATCAGGGAAAAAAATCTGAGCATGGAAAGCACCAATATCAAAAGGTGCAATCTCATATGGAAGTAAGAAAGTCTAGCTAGATATATTCAATGCATGGAAGCTTTAAAGAGACGTACAGGGAAGCCTCCacaaaaccaaaataaattattaatattaatatataaaaaaaaactaaagctTTCAAAGCATCCCTCCACCCATCTTCCTTCAGAAAACAAGAACAATAAAACTACAGCTTTCAAagcgagagagagagagagagagagagagagagagagagagagagaagggGGGTACATTAGCCCATCTCAAGTTTTGGAACACAAGTGTTACTCATATTGGGATCATAAAGAAAAGGGAGTTCCCGTACAACAAATATAGACCTTGGGATCAGACATCATTGTGCATAGAACAGCTTAAAGTAGAAATTTGACCAAGAACTTAAATTACGCAAGCAAATGCAAACAAAAGGATTAAACAAACATACTCTAATTTCAGTAACAGTATTTgtaaattaaatcataaattgatGCTTAATACTCTAATCCAACATTTTTCAGCGATTTTTGAAAATTCCGTTCACCTAGAACATAAGAGTCTGTAAGACCATGAGAAATGGGGGGTTGGGTGTGGGGGGAGTTGTACCTTGCTCATTACGAGCAGTGAATAGTATAGTCCCAGTTTCATCCCCGATAAGGCATTCAGCGATTTTGGTATTCTGGTTCTGCGGCCCACGGAAATTGGCGTTCCGGGGTTTCTTGTTGAGGACAGTAGTCGAGTTCACCACTTTGACAATGATTGTATGCCCGGTTGTCCCCGGCTTCAAGGAATCAACTTTGACAAACACCGGCTTCCTAAGTCCGGGCTTTTCTACAGCGGCGGCTCCACTTTGCTGCGATATTTTCGGAGGAGCCTTGGTCGCCATTAGCTGAGATTTCCCAAATGGAGGAGGAGAAATGAGATTTGTTCTGGGGTTTTAGTACTCAGTAGTGTGAAATGGGAACCCTAATTGTTGTCTTGGTGGTGGAATTTAAAACGACGCCGCCCGTTTAAGTTCGGTTTTTCGTTCTATCCTACTGTTTACCGGTTCATTTCAGGCCCAATAAGATAGACGAAACTAAGGCCCAATTGGACTGATCCACTGCACCATCATTATATCTCCATTCTAAGAGAcctaatttcttaaaaaaacacAGAAACTAAAACCAAACATATAAGGTCGTTTTGTTTCTTTCACGTTTTGCTGCGTTTCATGAATGGATATATCGTGATGGTGCAATGGATTAGTCCAATTGTTTATATTCATGAGACGAATCGACCTgattcatatataaaataaaaagtaatacttttgacataaaaataataattttcataagTTTGGTCAGATATGAAATCCGTGATATGGTTTTAGAAAAGTTTTTATGAAGTAAATTCATTActtctttaattttaatcatttatgtgttttttgaaaattttaaaaacaataacataCAAAGTATGGTAGAATTATATTTGTGAacgataaaataaatttaaaatactttcTATATAGAAATATGACAATGAGAGCCGGTCTGCTTAGTTAtccatttataaattatttttattaatataaaaagcaAATATGAATTCGATATACCCGACCCGTTTAAGAGCATATCAGCATGTCCGAACGAACCAACGTTTTTGCGGAACTTCTCTCCATTTGTCCCACGTTCACAAGAATCACAAcagggaatttttttttttatttgtctgATTTTGGGAATCCATGTTCGTCGGACACATATTTAAAACCATCAAGAAAAGTCCAATACTCAACCGTAAAGCCAAATCGAAGTCGATTCATTCTAAACAAGAAATATATCCAATTTATTTTTCAGACAACCACCGGCGCCTTCTAAATTTGATTGAACCTCACTGTTTCGATCCGTctgtatttttttcccaaatttatCGATTTCGCTTGTATCATAATCCATGGATTCTGATTTCTGGACCACTCGCTTGCCCGCTGCGAAAAGGCAGTTCAATCTGCAGCATAACCGCCATCTCTCGCATACCCATGGCTTCTCTCAATTTGGTTCGTTTCATTGTATATAATTTATTGTGTATGTGCTTCTCTCGATTGATCTGcaagttttcttttattttttctggGTTTTGTAGATCGATTTGGCAGGGATGGTTTCGAGCTGGAAGAAGACATCCGATCCGATTTCCCATGCCCCTATTGTTTCGAGGAGTTTGATATAGCGTCCCTTTGCCAACATCTTGAAGATGAACATCCTTGTGAATCCAAACCCGCGGTGAGTTTCTCTTTGCATCTGCATACGTGTATGTATTTCAATGTATGCTTTCGATTGCTTTGTGTTGCATAAAGTGTGTTATATTTGGTTCTGATCCcgttttttaatgtttttctgTTTATAACTGGTTCTAGAATTGCTTAATCTGGTGgaaagtttgaatttttttttaattattttcggCAAATAGTTAATTCGATTTTctgtaaaattatattttctttgtCCACATTATCATTTCTGATTTAGGGATTGTTTGGTGAATGAATTGAAAAGGACGTGTGTTAGTTTTGTGGGGGTGGTGAGAGGCACCATCTTTAAACTTCTTTTTTgcaatttttgagatttttcttaAGTTTTACTTCTAGTTTTTATCTTTGAAGTATTCTTTTTTGCTCCATTTGAATGATATTAGAATTCAAGATTTTTAGTGTATTCTTCTTGACATGGATTGTACAactaaatttgataatttagacCAGTTAATTATTGAGCCTGTGTTCACTAGAACGAACTTGGAATTATGCAACTGACGCAGTGGCAGACCCCATTTGGTTCGAGGGTGATCTGTTCGAGGACGGCATAATACATTTCGGAAGATGAAACTTTTTCATGCTCTGACCaatattt
This genomic window from Primulina huaijiensis isolate GDHJ02 chromosome 7, ASM1229523v2, whole genome shotgun sequence contains:
- the LOC140980100 gene encoding uncharacterized protein At4g28440-like, which produces MATKAPPKISQQSGAAAVEKPGLRKPVFVKVDSLKPGTTGHTIIVKVVNSTTVLNKKPRNANFRGPQNQNTKIAECLIGDETGTILFTARNEQVELMKPGNTVILRNSKIDMFKGSMRLAVDKWGLVEVTEPANFVVKEDNNLSLVEYELVNVDES